A region of the Lycium barbarum isolate Lr01 chromosome 1, ASM1917538v2, whole genome shotgun sequence genome:
CACTAACAACCCCATCACCGGAAAACAATGCTAGGGCCACTACTCCAGCCAGGGAGGATCCTCCGCAAATACAAGCCGATGATATGAGTATCGCCGTTCAAGAGCAGTCCCTTACAGTTGGAGATTCGATAGAACAATGTGGTAGTGTGACTAAGCCACCAGTAGAGACGGAAGGAGGTCAATTGAAGGTGCAAAGCGAGGTGAATACTCAGAGGAAATTGGAACTACCAAAAGAAACTCCAATGGAGAAACCCCGGGTTCAGCTTTTCGAAGGAAATAAGATGGCAATGAAAGGAATGGATCTCCAATTTGTACCCCCGACTGTGAAGGATGGGATGAAAGTTGTTCACCTTGATAAAACTGAAATGGAAAGAGAGGCTGAGCTCTGGAAGCCAACTATGATTCTCTACATCATAGGTGCATCCCCTACTCTTGCAGCTATATCCAGATTCATTGAAAGTCATAGGAAGTTCGACCATAAGCCTACCATCTATTATCACAATGATGGATATTTTGTACTCAAATTCCATAGTGTTAGTGATAGAGATGACATTCTGTACTCGGGGCCTCATATGATTAACAACAAGCCAGCTATTATGAAGCCTTGGAGGGCAAATTTTAGTTTCAAGGATGAAGTTGTGAAAGTAATACCCCTTTGGGTGAAATTCCCCAGCCTCCCCTTGAACTGTTGGGGATGAACTCACTGAGTAGAATTACTAGTGGTTTAAGCACCCCAATTTGCGCAGATGATTGCACCACCAAAATGGAGAGGATCTCCTATGCTCGTGTGCTTGTCGAAATGGATATCACCACTCCCTTACCTAATATTGTTAGGGTAATGGATCCTAGTGGTACAACGTTTGATCAACAGATCTCATATGAATGGAAGCCCCAATATTGCCCGACATGCTATCAAATTGGGCATGTATGTCCTCCCAAACAGAATATGCAGGCCCCGACTAAGCAGGTTGCTCAAGGTCCAGCCAAGACAAAGCAGAATCCGCCAACTAAAACAAAGAAGCCTCCACAGGAACAAACAAAGCAGAATCCCCAGCCTCACAACAGGAAGAGTGATCAGCCCAAACAAGTACaaaatagagatgaacacaagcAAGTGCAAGTCTGGAAGAATAGGCAGGAACAGGTACCAGCAGACCTAAGGCCAAAGGGTATCCCTGAGTCCTCACATTCTCCAGCAGGTGAGCAAACTCAGGAGGAGGGTGGGTGGACAGAAGCAGAAGGAAAGGCAGTTGCTAAAAGCCCATTAACATCCCCTCCAGTGGAGCAACTTGAGACTACTAATTGCTTCAACCAGTTGGAAGAAAATCCACTACAGCAGATGATCCAGAATGCTTTTGCCTTGGCTGAGAAAGGACATAGTAGCAAAGGGGTAGGGTTGCACAGTCCCAACTATCAATCTATCTCTAAATGAAAGTAGCTACATGGAATGTGAGGGGATTCAATAAGTTGCGTAAGCACAAAGAGTTTAGTAGAATAATAAGAAAGGAGCAAATTGATATGATAGCCATTATAGAACATAGAGTGAACAAGCAAAAAGCTAACCAGATCATCCAGACAACGGTACCAGGATAGAAGTGGCATAATAATTATGGTAACACTGATAGGGGCAGAATTTGGTTGACATGGAACCAAAGGGTAATGGATGTAATTAACAATCCTTTATGTGCACCCTCAAATTATCCATGGCCTAATCAAAGGGCTAAATAAGGGCACACAAATGGTGTTTACGGCTATATATGGCCTGCATACCATTGATGATAGGAGAAGCATGTGGAACACGTTGGAGAGCTTAAACTCTAATGTGCAGCTACCTTGGCTCGTAATGGGAGATTTCAATGCAGTCCTTAAAGGGGAGGATAGGTTGAATGGAAGTCAAGTAGTAGATGCAGAAGTAAAGGATTTTGAGGACCTGTTGATAAGTACTGGGCTAACAGAATTAAAATCTATTGGCAGGTTCTATACGTGGACAAACAGCCAGTTCTAAGCAAAATTGATAGGGCCCTAGTTAACCCAATCTGGATGACTATGTGGCCTCAACTAGAAGTGAATGTCCtggatccatttttttttctgaTCACTCGTTACTTTGTGTTACCATAGAGGAGCACCAAGCAAAACAGGCCAGGACCTTCAAATTCTTCAACCACCTGGCTAAACATAATGACTTCTCCATGATTGTCGGCACAATATGGGTTGTACCAGTGCAAGGGGGGCCAATGGAGAAAGTGTGGAAAAAGCTCAAGGCTATGAAAGGTGGAATGAAGACCCTCAATGCTAGAGAATACTCAAATGTTGAGAACAAGATCTACTTTATGAGAAAACAACTGGAAGATATACAACATCAGCTCAGATACCAATATTATGATCCAGAATTATATGCAAAAGAAAAAGACATAAAATTGGGGTCGGAGAAGTGGCTTACGGTGGAAGAAAGCATATTGAGGCAAAAATCCAGGGTACAATGGCTGCACCTGGGAGATACTAATTCAGCATATTTTTTTTGCATCTATGAAGCAAAGAATCAGCCACAATCATATTAGAAGCTTACTCTCTGGGGCTGGTTTACTACTGCAATCCAAAGAGGAAATAACTAAAGAGATCATAGGTTTTTATAAGCTGGTACTTGGCACAA
Encoded here:
- the LOC132616012 gene encoding uncharacterized protein LOC132616012; this encodes MERISYARVLVEMDITTPLPNIVRVMDPSGTTFDQQISYEWKPQYCPTCYQIGHVCPPKQNMQAPTKQVAQGPAKTKQNPPTKTKKPPQEQTKQNPQPHNRKSDQPKQVQNRDEHKQVQVWKNRQEQVPADLRPKGIPESSHSPAGEQTQEEGGWTEAEGKAVAKSPLTSPPVEQLETTNCFNQLEENPLQQMIQNAFALAEKGHSSKGVGLHSPNYQSISK